A genome region from Arachis duranensis cultivar V14167 chromosome 8, aradu.V14167.gnm2.J7QH, whole genome shotgun sequence includes the following:
- the LOC107461224 gene encoding uncharacterized protein LOC107461224, with the protein MEGGENILDIIHNDYDDGDDVEMVDVEEGELVEPDSRNSLRQSEAGGTNEANEDSHNKDHRLRAKKKRNKRKKKASGSNKAIDINRFVIDVCRHLKEKKQYMVYTAVGCLGVSALSDLVKEVDAIQACGGQKTADGSRFRTGGGILWNIIKVREPKVYKEIMKKVKEFEKQFRQPYVKQPPVPKKIDPPEGINLPIADRDEGNVLGSAFPASQMQDQHEPAATSEVKPIPIIHDRLRTPVSYDDDLLGEDPEKDAT; encoded by the exons ATGGAAGGTGGAGAGAACATTCTAGATATCATTCACAATGAttatgatgatggtgatgatgttGAAATGGTTGATGTTGAAGAAGGAGAGTTGGTGGAACCTGATTCCCGGAATTCTTTGCGACAAAGTGAAGCTGGAGGTACCAATGAAGCAAATGAAGACTCTCATAATAAAGACCACAGGCTTAGAgctaaaaagaaaaggaataagagaaagaagaaagcttCAGGGTCCAACAAGGCAATTGATATAAACAG ATTTGTGATAGATGTGTGTCGCcatttgaaagagaaaaaacaatatATGGTATACACTGCTGTAGGTTGCCTTGGGGTTTCTGCACTAAGCGATCTCGTCAAAGAG GTTGATGCAATTCAGGCTTGTGGGGGCCAAAAAACAGCTGATGGCAGTCGATTCCGGACAGGGGGTGGCATACTGTGGAACATCATTAAAGTTCGAGAACCAAAGGTGTACAAAGAGATAATGAAAAAAGTAAAGGAATTCGAG AAGCAATTCAGGCAGCCATACGTTAAGCAACCACCTGTGCCAAAGAAGATAGATCCTCCGGAAGGGATCAACCTTCCGATTGCTGACAGAGATGAGGGAAATGTTTTAGGCAGTGCCTTTCCTGCTTCCCAAATGCAAGATCAACATGAACCAGCAGCAACTTCTGAAGTGAAACCTATCCCTATTATTCATGATAGGTTAAGGACCCCTGTTTCGTATGATGATGATCTGCTTGGAGAGGATCCAGAAAAAGATGCAACCTGA
- the LOC107461188 gene encoding uncharacterized protein LOC107461188, whose translation MEGVEGEGSGGGGGQRYSLKASRINNEDILMCVDVDPQCLVEMKFSGANGRPLTRLDSIRQAIVLFVNAKLAINPEHRFAFATLSNSISWLRKEFSSEIESTIAAVRALSATSSTTSQPDLTNLFRLAAHEAKKSRMQGRILRVILFYCRSNIRPQHQWPVNQKVFTLDVMYLHDKPGPDNCPQEVYDTLVEALEHVSEYEGYILESGQGLARVLFRHVLVLLSHPQQRCIQEYLDIPKSLTKKAPQPEPMATEDSVPGSSQ comes from the exons ATGGAAGGGGTAGAAGGAGAAGGGAGCGGCGGCGGTGGTGGTCAGAGGTACAGTTTGAAAGCGTCGCGAATCAACAACGAAGATATTCTGATGTGCGTGGATGTGGATCCTCAGTGCCTGGTTGAGATGAAGTTTTCCGGCGCCAATGGCAGGCCCCTCACCCGATTGGACTCTATTAGACAAGCCATCGTTCTCTTCGTCAACGCCAAGCTCGCCATCAACCCCGAACACCGCTTTGCTTTCGCCACTCTCTCTAATTCCATCTCTTGG CTTAGAAAAGAGTTTAGCAGTGAAATTGAGTCAACAATTGCAGCAGTGAGGGCGCTTTCGGCTACTTCCTCAACCACTTCTCAACCGGATCTTACTAACTTGTTCCGACTTGCTGCTCATGAAGCTAAGAAATCCCGCATGCAGGGTCGCATTCTAAGAGTG ATTCTATTCTACTGCAGATCAAATATACGGCCGCAGCATCAATGGCCGGTGAACCAGAAGGTCTTCACTTTGGATGTGATGTACCTTCATGACAAACCAGGACCAGACAACTGCCCCCAGGAGGTGTATGATACACTGGTGGAAGCTCTTGAACATGTTAGTGAATATGAGGGTTACATATTGGAGAGTGGGCAAGGCTTGGCGCGCGTTCTTTTCCGGCACGTTTTGGTACTTTTGTCACATCCGCAGCAGCGCTGCATCCAAGAGTATCTTGACATACCTAAGTCACTTACAAAGAAGGCTCCTCAGCCAGAGCCTATGGCTACTGAAGATAGTGTACCAGGATCCAGTCAGTGA
- the LOC107461141 gene encoding protein PARTING DANCERS-like isoform X2, which produces MDMHLSDSSTSAPSHATLSGTGGVCLMRNAWKGEHPSVINFISSFLSANSFRLNFVPIAPDFIFNCGGLSVAFVFVTNWDCNNVSLIFSRVQKLRTQFARFYVIITLPAKQQIDSFIQSYFKFEMVIGKPTFVPVQDIEMGFEKMVKIAHSSGVYKQQKIGEKLKAERKQLVQGMNFYLKVVTSIPGVDNHDANAASKDQILENTDLSAEKAEMISRFLRDPKFYSSPKIT; this is translated from the exons ATGGATATGCACCTCAGTGATTCAAGTACTTCAGCTCCATCGCATGCCACATTATCTG GCACAGGGGGAGTCTGTTTGATGAGAAATGCATGGAAAGGGGAACATCCATCTGTTATCAACTTTATCTCCAGTTTCCTCTCTGCAAATTCTTTTCGCCTTAACTTTGTCCCTATTGCTCCA GACTTCATTTTCAATTGTGGGGGTTTGTCTGTAGCCTTTGTTTTTGTGACTAACTGGGATTGCAACAATGTATCTCTGATCTTCAGCAG AGTTCAGAAATTGAGAACACAATTTGCACGCTTTTATGTAATCATCACACTCCCAGCTAAACAGCAAATCGATTCATTTATTCAGTCATACTTCAA ATTTGAGATGGTGATTGGCAAGCCTACGTTTGTTCCAGTTCAGGACATAGAGATGGGGTTTGAAAAGATGGTAAAAATAGCTCATTCATCTGGAG TATACAAGCAGCAGaaaattggagagaaactgaaagcTGAG AGGAAGCAATTGGTGCAAGGAATGAACTTTTACCTTAAAGTGGTTACTTCGATTCCAGGCGTTGACAATCACGATGCAAATGCG GCATCAAAAGACCAAATTCTGGAGAACACAGACCTTTCAGCTGAGAAGGCGGAGATGATTTCAAGGTTTCTGAGGGACCCCAAATTTTACTCTTCTCCCAAGATAACCTGA
- the LOC107461141 gene encoding protein PARTING DANCERS-like isoform X1, which produces MDMHLSDSSTSAPSHATLSGTGGVCLMRNAWKGEHPSVINFISSFLSANSFRLNFVPIAPDFIFNCGGLSVAFVFVTNWDCNNVSLIFSRVQKLRTQFARFYVIITLPAKQQIDSFIQSYFKFEMVIGKPTFVPVQDIEMGFEKMVKIAHSSGVYKQQKIGEKLKAERKQLVQGMNFYLKVVTSIPGVDNHDANALSQAIGSVQAIAKASKDQILENTDLSAEKAEMISRFLRDPKFYSSPKIT; this is translated from the exons ATGGATATGCACCTCAGTGATTCAAGTACTTCAGCTCCATCGCATGCCACATTATCTG GCACAGGGGGAGTCTGTTTGATGAGAAATGCATGGAAAGGGGAACATCCATCTGTTATCAACTTTATCTCCAGTTTCCTCTCTGCAAATTCTTTTCGCCTTAACTTTGTCCCTATTGCTCCA GACTTCATTTTCAATTGTGGGGGTTTGTCTGTAGCCTTTGTTTTTGTGACTAACTGGGATTGCAACAATGTATCTCTGATCTTCAGCAG AGTTCAGAAATTGAGAACACAATTTGCACGCTTTTATGTAATCATCACACTCCCAGCTAAACAGCAAATCGATTCATTTATTCAGTCATACTTCAA ATTTGAGATGGTGATTGGCAAGCCTACGTTTGTTCCAGTTCAGGACATAGAGATGGGGTTTGAAAAGATGGTAAAAATAGCTCATTCATCTGGAG TATACAAGCAGCAGaaaattggagagaaactgaaagcTGAG AGGAAGCAATTGGTGCAAGGAATGAACTTTTACCTTAAAGTGGTTACTTCGATTCCAGGCGTTGACAATCACGATGCAAATGCG CTTAGTCAAGCTATTGGTTCTGTCCAAGCAATTGCCAAGGCATCAAAAGACCAAATTCTGGAGAACACAGACCTTTCAGCTGAGAAGGCGGAGATGATTTCAAGGTTTCTGAGGGACCCCAAATTTTACTCTTCTCCCAAGATAACCTGA
- the LOC107461141 gene encoding protein PARTING DANCERS-like isoform X3, with protein sequence MDMHLSDSSTSAPSHATLSGTGGVCLMRNAWKGEHPSVINFISSFLSANSFRLNFVPIAPDFIFNCGGLSVAFVFVTNWDCNNVSLIFSRVQKLRTQFARFYVIITLPAKQQIDSFIQSYFKFEMVIGKPTFVPVQDIEMGFEKMVKIAHSSGVYKQQKIGEKLKAERKQLVQGMNFYLKVVTSIPGVDNHDANATKFWRTQTFQLRRRR encoded by the exons ATGGATATGCACCTCAGTGATTCAAGTACTTCAGCTCCATCGCATGCCACATTATCTG GCACAGGGGGAGTCTGTTTGATGAGAAATGCATGGAAAGGGGAACATCCATCTGTTATCAACTTTATCTCCAGTTTCCTCTCTGCAAATTCTTTTCGCCTTAACTTTGTCCCTATTGCTCCA GACTTCATTTTCAATTGTGGGGGTTTGTCTGTAGCCTTTGTTTTTGTGACTAACTGGGATTGCAACAATGTATCTCTGATCTTCAGCAG AGTTCAGAAATTGAGAACACAATTTGCACGCTTTTATGTAATCATCACACTCCCAGCTAAACAGCAAATCGATTCATTTATTCAGTCATACTTCAA ATTTGAGATGGTGATTGGCAAGCCTACGTTTGTTCCAGTTCAGGACATAGAGATGGGGTTTGAAAAGATGGTAAAAATAGCTCATTCATCTGGAG TATACAAGCAGCAGaaaattggagagaaactgaaagcTGAG AGGAAGCAATTGGTGCAAGGAATGAACTTTTACCTTAAAGTGGTTACTTCGATTCCAGGCGTTGACAATCACGATGCAAATGCG ACCAAATTCTGGAGAACACAGACCTTTCAGCTGAGAAGGCGGAGATGA
- the LOC107461223 gene encoding probable protein phosphatase 2C 72, which yields MGICISAESSEIHHESSNLATEENVTVYESSKNVNLSKIHRLSSIHSKKGSKGLNQDAATLCQGYGMEDAAFCGVFDGHGRNGRIVSQIVNKRLSSLILDQKNMITHAKNDNNTILEDDDSCTNKNFQEWKEAILCAFRVMDMEVNQLENLDFSCSGTTAIVAIRQSEDLIMANLGDSRAVLGTICDGEIIPIQLTTDMKPGLPREADRIRSCNGRVFALHEEPHIQRVWLPNENSPGLAMSRAFGDFILKDHGIIAIPEISFRPLTSSDQFVVLASDGVWDVLSNIEVCSIVWTTENEAAAAKAVVEAATAAWKSKYPSSKVDDCTAVCLFLQKKQRSLVYVKTGNNVN from the exons ATGGGTATCTGCATATCCGCTGAATCTTCAGAGATTCATCACGAATCATCTAACTTAGCTACTGAAGAGAATGTAACAGTGTATGAATCTAGCAAGAATGTTAATTTAAGTAAGATTCACAGACTTTCTTCTATTCACTCTAAAAAGGGTAGCAAAGGACTTAACCAAGATGCTGCCACTCTTTGCCAG GGTTATGGCATGGAGGATGCAGCATTTTGCGGTGTTTTTGATGGGCACGGAAGGAATGGTCGCATAGTGAGCCAAATAGTAAACAAGCGTTTGTCTTCACTCATTCTGGACCAAAAGAATATGATAACTCATGCCAAGAATGATAACAATACCATATTGGAAGATGATGACTCGTGCACAAACAAGAATTTTCAAGAGTGGAAAGAAGCTATTCTTTGTGCTTTCAGGGTGATGGACATGGAGGTGAATCAACTAGAGAATCTAGATTTCTCTTGCAGTGGAACTACAGCTATAGTTGCTATAAGACAG AGTGAAGATCTTATCATGGCTAACCTTGGTGACTCAAGAGCTGTCTTGGGGACAATTTGTGATGGTGAAATCATTCCCATTCAACTGACCACAGATATGAAGCCTGGATTACCTC GTGAAGCAGATAGAATAAGAAGTTGTAATGGTCGTGTATTTGCTCTACATGAGGAACCACACATCCAAAGAGTATGGTTACCCAATGAGAACTCCCCAGGCCTAGCAATGTCTCGTGCTTTTGGAGATTTCATTCTTAAGGACCACGGTATCATTGCTATTCCGGAGATTTCGTTTCGCCCTCTAACATCAAGTGACCAATTTGTTGTGCTTGCAAGTGATGGG GTGTGGGATGTGCTAAGCAACATCGAGGTTTGCTCGATCGTGTGGACGACAGAGAATGAAGCAGCGGCAGCTAAGGCAGTGGTGGAAGCAGCTACAGCTGCATGGAAAAGCAAATATCCTTCCTCCAAGGTAGACGACTGCACCGCAGTTTGCCTCTTCCTGCAGAAGAAACAAAGGAGCCTAGTATATGTAAAAACTGGAAATAATGTTAACTAA